A stretch of the Gemmatimonadota bacterium genome encodes the following:
- a CDS encoding L,D-transpeptidase — protein sequence MHSFHTILLLALYLFFSFSLHLPARETDIEQLKTDIASLQETLKRHATETYIVIDTVHNRLQVWHNNQMKREATCATGSGKVLLHPGASARWQFHTPLGIRTILYKVTDPIWAKPLWAFVENGEEPTVLPWEFRRLDRTTLGAYALKLGDGYEIHGTLYPTLLGRHITHGCIRLNDEDLAFVYRSLQVGDRVYIY from the coding sequence ATGCACAGCTTTCACACCATATTATTACTCGCGCTCTATTTGTTCTTCAGTTTTTCCCTGCATCTACCTGCGCGAGAAACGGATATCGAGCAACTCAAAACTGACATCGCATCACTCCAGGAAACATTGAAACGGCACGCAACAGAAACCTACATCGTTATTGATACCGTACACAACCGTCTTCAAGTTTGGCACAACAACCAGATGAAACGAGAAGCGACGTGTGCGACAGGCAGCGGCAAAGTACTGCTCCATCCGGGTGCTTCGGCGCGCTGGCAATTTCACACCCCATTGGGTATCAGAACTATTTTGTACAAAGTGACAGATCCCATCTGGGCCAAGCCCCTGTGGGCCTTTGTCGAAAATGGAGAAGAACCCACTGTATTGCCCTGGGAGTTTCGGCGTCTCGACAGGACAACCTTAGGTGCCTACGCCCTTAAATTGGGCGACGGGTACGAAATTCACGGCACCCTTTATCCCACATTGCTCGGACGGCATATCACGCACGGATGTATTCGCCTCAACGACGAAGACCTGGCCTTTGTGTATCGCTCACTACAAGTTGGCGACCGGGTCTATATCTACTAA